Proteins from a single region of Novosphingobium sp. CECT 9465:
- the murJ gene encoding murein biosynthesis integral membrane protein MurJ codes for MNLLKATGTIGGLTLLSRVLGLVRDSLFARYVGAGFASDAFLVAFRLPNMFRALFAEGAFSSAFIPMFNQKVANPEGKGLRDGLDFAEAALAVLLPVLIVMTVLLEVFAWPVTLVLSGRFNGVTPEQFAYAVQLSRLTIPYLMLISIVSLFGGILNSMHKFWVNAAAPILLNVTLIVALLGFHSDDPLVTARNQAIGVSVSGALQLAWLAWACRRNGVRLRLRRPRLSPEVKRLLKLIWPAAAGAGAVQINLVVSTALAASLLANGSVTYIYMADRLNQLPLGLIGIGLGTVLLPTISRQLGGGEEAAAMETQNRGMELALLLTLPATMALVLCGEPIAAALFGYGKFDAMDTHYTAQALAAFSIGLPSYILVKVLTPGFYARQDTKTPVRYATMSMGVNLAFNLILILPLQHMGPPLATAIASTVNVWMLYRTLVKRGHFVADAQLKRRVWRLALAALAMGGVLWMGQGLVMPYVHGTWTIRLAAMAALVTSGVVVYGLAAVLMGAFSKNDLTLLLRRRRAN; via the coding sequence ATGAATCTTCTCAAGGCCACCGGCACGATTGGCGGGCTGACATTGCTCAGCCGCGTACTGGGGCTGGTGCGCGACAGCCTGTTTGCGCGCTATGTGGGTGCAGGGTTTGCTTCGGACGCATTTCTTGTCGCGTTCCGGCTGCCCAACATGTTCCGCGCGCTGTTTGCCGAAGGCGCGTTTTCTTCCGCGTTCATCCCGATGTTCAACCAGAAGGTTGCCAACCCCGAAGGCAAGGGCTTGCGTGACGGGCTGGACTTTGCCGAAGCGGCGCTGGCGGTGCTGCTGCCGGTGCTGATCGTGATGACCGTGCTGCTGGAAGTGTTCGCCTGGCCGGTTACCCTGGTGCTTTCGGGCAGGTTCAACGGGGTAACGCCGGAACAGTTTGCCTATGCCGTGCAGCTTTCCCGGCTGACGATCCCCTATCTGATGCTGATCAGCATCGTGTCGCTGTTCGGCGGCATCCTCAATTCGATGCACAAGTTCTGGGTCAACGCGGCAGCACCGATCCTGCTGAACGTGACGCTGATCGTGGCGCTGCTGGGCTTTCATTCCGACGATCCGCTGGTCACCGCGCGCAATCAGGCGATCGGCGTTTCGGTTTCGGGCGCGTTGCAACTGGCGTGGCTGGCCTGGGCCTGTCGTCGCAATGGTGTAAGGCTGCGGTTGCGGCGGCCCCGGTTGTCGCCCGAAGTGAAGCGGCTGTTGAAGCTGATCTGGCCTGCTGCGGCAGGCGCAGGCGCGGTGCAGATCAACCTTGTGGTTTCCACCGCGCTGGCGGCATCGCTGCTGGCCAATGGATCGGTTACCTACATCTACATGGCTGACCGGTTGAACCAGTTGCCGCTGGGGCTGATCGGCATCGGCCTTGGCACCGTGCTGCTGCCGACGATTTCGCGCCAGTTGGGCGGGGGCGAGGAAGCCGCCGCGATGGAAACGCAGAATAGGGGCATGGAACTGGCGCTGCTGCTGACCCTGCCCGCCACGATGGCGCTGGTGCTGTGCGGTGAACCGATTGCCGCTGCGCTGTTCGGCTATGGCAAGTTCGATGCGATGGACACGCATTACACCGCGCAGGCGCTGGCCGCGTTTTCGATCGGGCTGCCCAGTTATATTCTGGTGAAGGTGCTGACGCCGGGCTTCTATGCCCGGCAGGACACGAAAACGCCGGTGCGCTATGCCACGATGTCGATGGGGGTAAACCTGGCGTTCAACCTCATCCTGATCCTGCCCTTGCAGCACATGGGGCCGCCGCTGGCCACCGCCATCGCTTCAACCGTCAATGTGTGGATGCTTTATCGCACCCTGGTAAAACGCGGACACTTTGTGGCCGATGCGCAATTGAAGCGCCGGGTGTGGCGGCTGGCGCTGGCGGCGCTGGCGATGGGCGGTGTGCTGTGGATGGGGCAGGGGCTGGTGATGCCCTATGTCCATGGCACATGGACGATCCGCCTTGCCGCGATGGCCGCACTGGTCACGTCCGGGGTGGTGGTCTATGGGCTGGCCGCCGTCTTGATGGGGGCGTTCTCGAAGAACGACCTCACGCTTCTCCTGCGGCGTCGCCGCGCAAACTGA
- the trpS gene encoding tryptophan--tRNA ligase — translation MRIVSGIQPTGNLHLGNYLGAIRNWVRMQDEYSAKGGQCLYFLADLHAISMPHSPAELASNTREMVAALVSCGIDPDKSILFNQAQVPAHAEMQWLLNGTARMGWLNRMTQWKDKAGKNREGASVALFTYPVLQAADVLLYQATHVPVGEDQKQHLELARDVAQKFNNDFASVEAPVFTLPEPIIPPEAARIMSLRDGSAKMSKSDPSDMSRINLTDDADAIMQKVKKAKTDPEPLPATVEGLAGRPEANNLVGIYAAMAGTTPAAVLADFEGKGFGQFKPALGELLVEKLAPMAARYRELREDREALDAILCKGALKARDLAAPTLARTYEALGLVRG, via the coding sequence ATGCGTATCGTTTCCGGTATCCAGCCTACGGGCAATCTCCACCTTGGCAATTACCTGGGTGCGATACGGAACTGGGTACGCATGCAGGACGAGTATTCGGCCAAGGGGGGCCAGTGCCTCTACTTCCTGGCTGACCTTCATGCGATTTCCATGCCGCACAGCCCTGCCGAACTCGCATCGAACACGCGCGAGATGGTGGCGGCGCTGGTTTCGTGCGGGATCGACCCGGACAAGTCGATCCTGTTCAACCAGGCGCAAGTGCCCGCCCATGCCGAAATGCAATGGCTGCTGAACGGCACCGCGCGGATGGGCTGGCTGAACCGCATGACGCAGTGGAAGGACAAGGCGGGCAAGAACCGCGAAGGTGCTTCCGTGGCGTTGTTCACGTACCCTGTGCTGCAGGCCGCCGACGTGCTGCTGTATCAGGCGACACACGTGCCGGTGGGCGAGGACCAGAAGCAGCATCTGGAACTGGCGCGCGACGTGGCGCAGAAGTTCAACAACGATTTCGCATCGGTGGAGGCGCCGGTGTTCACCCTGCCTGAACCGATCATTCCGCCCGAAGCCGCGCGGATCATGAGCCTGCGCGATGGCAGCGCCAAGATGAGCAAGTCCGATCCTTCAGACATGAGCCGGATCAACCTGACCGATGACGCCGATGCGATCATGCAGAAGGTCAAGAAGGCCAAGACCGATCCTGAGCCGCTGCCCGCCACGGTTGAAGGACTGGCAGGTCGGCCCGAAGCGAACAATCTTGTCGGCATCTACGCTGCGATGGCGGGGACAACGCCTGCCGCCGTGCTCGCCGATTTCGAAGGCAAGGGCTTCGGCCAGTTCAAGCCTGCACTGGGCGAATTGCTGGTGGAGAAGCTCGCGCCGATGGCAGCGCGCTATCGCGAACTGCGCGAGGACCGTGAGGCGCTGGATGCGATCCTGTGCAAGGGCGCGCTGAAGGCTCGTGATCTTGCGGCACCAACGCTGGCGCGAACCTATGAGGCGCTGGGGCTTGTAAGGGGCTGA
- a CDS encoding DUF4136 domain-containing protein yields the protein MKTLLQKKRQRLAGLVAVPLLLAALGGCATPFKADVQRYQSQLPAPQGQTFAIVADDPKDAGGLEFSQYASLVAAQMRKLGYAPASPESADMIVRFDYGVDQGRDRIRQTGFNDPYWGAWGGWGGGYWGRPGFYGRRGWGYGWYDPFFFGGGGFGNSIDVVTVYTSGVDLKIDRRADGQRLFEGKAEAASQSNRLSYVVPNLVEAMFTDFPGNNGETVRISIAPEKKTVKKVN from the coding sequence ATGAAAACCCTTTTGCAGAAGAAGCGACAGCGCCTTGCCGGGCTGGTCGCCGTTCCGCTGCTACTGGCCGCGCTGGGTGGCTGTGCCACGCCGTTCAAGGCTGACGTGCAGCGTTACCAAAGCCAGTTGCCCGCACCGCAGGGCCAGACTTTCGCCATCGTGGCTGACGATCCCAAGGACGCGGGCGGACTGGAGTTTTCGCAGTATGCGTCGCTTGTCGCCGCGCAGATGCGCAAGCTGGGCTATGCGCCCGCCAGCCCTGAATCCGCCGACATGATCGTGCGCTTCGATTACGGCGTCGATCAGGGCCGGGACCGCATCCGCCAGACCGGCTTCAACGATCCCTACTGGGGCGCGTGGGGCGGCTGGGGTGGCGGCTATTGGGGCCGTCCGGGCTTCTATGGCCGTCGCGGCTGGGGCTATGGCTGGTATGATCCGTTCTTCTTCGGCGGTGGCGGCTTCGGCAATTCTATCGACGTGGTGACGGTCTACACCAGCGGGGTGGACCTGAAGATCGATCGTCGCGCCGATGGCCAGCGTCTGTTCGAAGGCAAGGCCGAAGCGGCCTCGCAATCGAACCGCCTGTCCTATGTCGTGCCGAACCTGGTCGAAGCGATGTTCACCGACTTCCCCGGCAACAACGGCGAGACGGTGCGCATTTCCATCGCGCCTGAAAAGAAGACGGTGAAGAAGGTCAACTGA
- the dut gene encoding dUTP diphosphatase: protein MHSPEIPVMVKRLPHGEDLPLPAYATDGAAGMDVVSAEDVDLAPGARHAVATGLAVAIPHGYEIQVRPRSGLALKHGVTVPNTPGTIDSDYRGELKVIMINLGAEPFAIRRGDRVAQLVIAPVTRGAWLEVSELDETARGEGGFGSTGGLAALRG, encoded by the coding sequence ATGCACTCGCCTGAAATCCCCGTGATGGTCAAGCGCCTGCCGCACGGCGAAGACCTGCCCCTGCCCGCCTATGCCACCGATGGCGCAGCGGGCATGGACGTGGTTTCGGCCGAAGACGTCGACCTTGCCCCCGGCGCGCGCCACGCGGTTGCCACCGGCCTGGCGGTTGCCATCCCGCACGGCTATGAAATCCAGGTCCGCCCGCGCTCCGGCCTTGCGCTAAAGCACGGCGTCACCGTGCCCAATACCCCCGGCACCATCGACAGCGATTATCGCGGCGAACTGAAGGTCATCATGATCAACCTCGGCGCAGAACCTTTCGCGATCCGCCGGGGTGACCGCGTGGCGCAACTCGTGATCGCGCCGGTCACGCGCGGCGCCTGGCTTGAAGTCAGCGAACTCGATGAAACCGCCCGCGGCGAAGGCGGCTTCGGCTCCACCGGCGGACTGGCTGCATTGCGGGGCTAG